The following proteins are co-located in the Doryrhamphus excisus isolate RoL2022-K1 chromosome 3, RoL_Dexc_1.0, whole genome shotgun sequence genome:
- the arhgef11 gene encoding rho guanine nucleotide exchange factor 11 isoform X11: protein MSLRQPTSTLDSPFAAWLSSLTIGDSERKSSQVAQHREPQTDVPNESGGAGLVHRCVVVQKDQLGFGFTVCGERVKLVQNVRAGGAAVKAGVQEGDRIIKVNGSLVSSMTHQEVVKLIKSGTYVALTLQGPPPSATSLPLEPLLADLTPNQSTLPGVDAPPPAPSLSGLSGIPSQRITGPKPLQDPQVQRHASQILRKMLEQEEMELQVLMQEQSRNPSSSLEERIESAKRRAQQVRVKLQQDVEGMQSKSVCSYIMAGEAVRLSLDSNDGDGEALDSPHCSPLSSIQSLLPRQQSSDIHNPFDSSEKVQIIGPEEEDEEEDSYTFNEMDGPFQDIELLKSRPAHMTVFMRYVFTQLLDPNPLLFYLMVEVYLSSAPKDARSLAPQICSHFLDPDAPLKIKVPEEYLADIESRLHAQEDIRGPLSELQQHVLPDIQDQIADYRSKQMMGLGALFGEGDLLLLDGDPLKERQVVDRQVTALWEILSKHVEDRSSPLASAVLLYLRHAGVKLRDSKVFPGLNSEKEKWLMFLKSKKLSGTKKEKDGEDKKRNPILKYIGKPRSTSQSTFHVPLSPTEVRPGSVRNIIQQFENHSETGAEDGGNSQIPSSSSWGDDGVDSPSVPVRLARSESLKAQGEGRRRGITSGGESVPRSRSDVDMEDPGEEREVPGLRLLQHSASSSVSGSSARSLENPTPPFTPRSVRRSTESPLALLPDEEEACEGQNWQETVQAQLIATLSPREVERQAVIYELFTTEASHMRILAVLDQIFFQKMRAVLSSDELACIFPNLPQVYELHASLFESMKKRRESLIVQDIGDVMLARFEGTAGEEFQEQVSQLCRQQSQALELIKNKQRKDPRFAHIVQECEASRHCRRLQLRDLLVSEMQRLTKYPLLLDNIIKHTEAASTDLPALQQAQVCCRGILQAVNEVIRETEHQQRLSQYQRRLDTSPLFKSLDLSTKKMIHEGPLVWKVGKDKQLDIQALLLSDCLLLLQRGPDERLQLRPPSRWLGGGGGGAGGDSKTSFSPLIKLDSLLVRSVATDNKALYVICATERQIYELVAGTASEKNIWKDLLEKAIAAAATCSPATNHGSAAMTSPSVGSMSPVPQNPPYPENTMRLQSDSQTCGEGGVAGVAQAALKDVETLRKLILLDLRDDASCHASLDTPIERSWLSGHHGEVELHGGAQVVRKGNIFYLVLPTQQGESATDDVEDSRASEALQQCHVVKNVEEIFSVMENLMSKLRQLKDIEKEHHKLLTSLREPAVDHEEDRASCSATVSRTPSLERGSADGNEESPPQPKIQSTGF from the exons ATGAGTCTACGCCAGCCCACATCCACCCTTGATAG CCCCTTCGCCGCTTG GCTCAGTAGTCTCACCATCGGAGACTCGGAGCGCAAGTCCTCTCAAGTCGCCCAGCACAGGGAGCCACAAACCGACGTCCCAAATGAGAGTGGGG GCGCCGGCCTTGTCCACCGGTGTGTGGTGGTGCAGAAGGACCAGTTGGGTTTCGGTTTCACAGTGTGCGGAGAGCGTGTGAAGCTTGTGCAGAACGTGCGAGCAG GCGGTGCAGCTGTCAAAGCCGGAGTCCAGGAAGGAGACCGAATCATCAAG GTGAACGGCTCGCTCGTGTCTTCCATGACACACCAGGAGGTGGTGAAGCTCATCAAAT CTGGAACCTACGTAGCGCTCACACTACAAGGGCCGCCGCCTTCAGCGACCTCCTTGCCTCTGGAGCCCCTCCTTGCTGACCTCACACCCAATCAGAGTACATTACCGGGTGTGGATGCTCCACCCCCTGCGCCTTCACTTTCAGGACTAAGCGGCATCCCTTCCCAAAGAATCACTGGACCCAAGCCACTCCAG GACCCACAGGTGCAGAGGCATGCCTCTCAGATACTCAGGAAAATGTTGGAACAAGAAGAGATGGAactgcag GTCTTGATGCAGGAGCAGTCGCGGAACCCGTCGTCATCTTTGGAGGAACGGATTGAAAGTGCCAAAAGGAGAGCTCAGCAAGTGCGCGTCAAGCTCCAGCAGGACGTG GAGGGAATGCAGTCGAAAAGTGTGTGCAGCTACATCATGGCGGGCGAAG CAGTACGCTTGTCGCTGGACTCGAATGACGGAGACGGTGAG GCCCTTGACAGTCCCCACTGCTCCCCCTTGTCCTCCATTCAGAGCCTTCTACCCAGACAGCAGAGCTCAGATATACACAACCCGTTTGATTCG AGCGAGAAGGTCCAGATCATCGGgccagaggaggaggatgaagaagaggacAGCTACACCTTCAACGAG ATGGATGGCCCTTTCCAAGACATTGAGCTGCTGAAGTCGCGGCCCGCCCACATGACAGTTTTTATGAGATACGTCTTCACTCAGCTGCTGGACCCAAACCCGCTG CTGTTCTACCTGATGGTGGAGGTGTACCTGAGCTCCGCCCCCAAAGATGCTCGCTCACTCGCACCGCAGATTTGCTCCCATTTCCTGGATCCGGATGCC CCTTTGAAGATCAAAGTGCCAGAAGAGTACCTTGCAGACATCG AGAGCCGCCTGCATGCTCAAGAGGACATCCGCGGGCCGCTGTCCGAGCTGCAGCAGCATGTGCTCCCCGACATCCAGGATCAGATCGCAGACTACAG GAGCAAGCAGATGATGGGCCTGGGCGCTCTCTTCGGCGAAGGtgacctgctgctgctggacggAGACCCGCTGAAGGAGAGGCAGGTAGTGGACAGGCAGGTCACCGCCTTGTGGGAGATTCT GTCCAAGCACGTAGAGGACAGAAG CTCCCCACTGGCATCAGCCGTGCTTCTGTACCTGCGTCACGCTGGTGTCAAGCTCAGAGACTCAAAGGTGTTCCCTGGTTTGAACTCGGAGAAGGAAAAGTGGCTCATGTTCCTCAAGTCAAAGAAG CTAAGCGGTACAAAGAAGGAGAAAGATGGCGAGGACAAAAAGAGGAATCCCATCCTGAAGTACATCGGGAAACCTCGGAGCACGTCTCAGTCCA CATTCCATGTCCCGTTGTCCCCTACTGAAG TCCGTCCCGGAAGCGTGAGGAACATCATTCAGCAGTTTGAGAACCACTCAGAGACTGGGGCCGAAGATGGTGGCAACTCTCAGATACCGTCGTCAAGCAGCTGGGGGGATGACGGCGTGGACAG tccgAGCGTACCTGTGCGTCTGGCTCGCAGCGAGTCTTTGAAGGCACAGGGAGAAGGTCGGAGGCGAGGCATCACCTCAGGAGGTGAGTCCGTTCCCCGCTCCCGTAGTGACGTGGACATGGAGGACCCCGGTGAGGAGAGGGAGGTCCCTGGACTTAGGCTACTGCAGCACAGCGCTTCGTCGTCTGTTTCTGGCAGCTCCGCCAG GTCTCTAGAGAACCCTACACCGCCGTTCACGCCACGCTCCGTCCGCAG GAGCACTGAGTCTCCTTTGGCGCTGCTGCCGGACGAAGAAGAGGCGTGCGAGGGTCAGAACTGGCAGGAGACGGTGCAGGCTCAACTCATTGCCACGCTAAGCCCAAGGGAAGTGGAGCGTCAGGCCGTCATATACG aGCTCTTCACCACTGAGGCATCCCACATGCGCATACTAGCAGTGCTGGACCAGATCTTCTTCCAGAAGATGAGAGCAGTGCTCAGCTCTGATGAGCTGGCCTGCATCTTTCCCAACCTGCCACAAGTCTACGAGCTGCATG CCAGCCTGTTCGAGTCCATGAAAAAGCGGCGGGAGTCTCTCATCGTTCAAGATATTGGTGATGTCATGTTGGCCAGG TTTGAGGGCACAGCCGGCGAGGAGTTTCAAGAGCAGGTGTCACAGTTGTGCAGGCAGCAGTCTCAGGCGCTGGAGCTCATCAAGAACAAGCAACGCAAAGACCCACGCTTCGCCCACATCGTCCAG GAGTGCGAGGCGAGTCGTCACTGTCGTCGGCTGCAGCTCAGAGACCTACTGGTGTCTGAAATGCAGAGACTGACCAAATACCCGCTTCTTCTGGACAACATCATCAAGCACACGGAGG CTGCCTCCACTGACCTCCCTGCCCTCCAGCAAGCGCAGGTCTGTTGCAGAGGAATCCTGCAAGCCGTGAACGAGGTCATCAGGGAGACTGAACATCAGCAGCGTCTGAGCCAGTACCAACGCAGACTGGATACTTCTCCGCTCTTCAAG agtctggACCTCAGCACCAAGAAAATGATCCACGAGGGACCGCTGGTCTGGAAAGTCGGCAAGGACAAGCAGTTGG ACATTCAAGCCCTGCTGCTGTCAGACTGCCTGCTGTTGCTGCAGCGCGGCCCAGACGAGCGTCTGCAGCTGCGACCCCCTTCTCGCTGGCttggcggtggcggcggtggcgcAGGCGGAGACAGCAAGACATCCTTCAGCCCGCTGATCAAGTTGGACTCGCTGCTGGTGCGCTCAGTCGCCACAG ACAATAAAGCACTCTATGTTATCTGTGCCACCGAGAGGCAGATCTACGAGCTGGTGGCAGGGACGGCGTCTGAGAAGAACAT CTGGAAGGACTTATTAGAAAAAGCtatcgccgccgccgccacctgcTCCCCTGCCACCAATCATGGCTCAGCGGCCATGAC TTCTCCAAGTGTCGGCAGCATGTCCCCTGTACCCCAAAATCCTCCATATCCag AAAACACCATGAGGTTGCAATCCGACAGCCAGACCTGTGGTGAAGGAGGCGTAGCGGGCGTGGCACAGGCTGCATTGAAGGACG TGGAAACGCTGCGAAAGCTCATCTTACTCGACCTGCGCGATGACGCCTCGTGCCACGCCTCCCTCGACACGCCTATTGAAAGGAGCTGGTTGAGTGGCCATCACGGGGAGGTGGAGCTACATGGTGGCGCTCAGGTTGTAAGAAAAG GAAACATCTTCTACCTGGTCTTGCCCACTCAGCAAGGAGAGAGTGCGACTGACGACGTGGAGGACAGCCGTGCGTCGGAGGCTTTGCAGCAGTGCCACGTGGTCAAAAATGTGGAGGAGATATTCAGCGTCATGGAAAACTTAATGAGCAAGCTGCGGCAGTTGAAG GACATCGAGAAGGAGCATCACAAACTGCTAACATCGCTCAGAGAGCCAGCAGTCGATCATGAAGAAGACCGAGCGTCCTGTTCTGCCACAGTCTCCAGGACGCCATCTCTGGAGCGTGGCTCGGCAGACG GCAACGAAGAAAGCCCCCCGCAGCCCAAGATACAGTCCACTGGATTCTGA
- the arhgef11 gene encoding rho guanine nucleotide exchange factor 11 isoform X6 codes for MSLRQPTSTLDSPFAAWLSSLTIGDSERKSSQVAQHREPQTDVPNESGGAGLVHRCVVVQKDQLGFGFTVCGERVKLVQNVRAGGAAVKAGVQEGDRIIKVNGSLVSSMTHQEVVKLIKSGTYVALTLQGPPPSATSLPLEPLLADLTPNQSTLPGVDAPPPAPSLSGLSGIPSQRITGPKPLQDPQVQRHASQILRKMLEQEEMELQVLMQEQSRNPSSSLEERIESAKRRAQQVRVKLQQDVEGMQSKSVCSYIMAGEAVRLSLDSNDGDGESLLPRQQSSDIHNPFDSSEKVQIIGPEEEDEEEDSYTFNEMDGPFQDIELLKSRPAHMTVFMRYVFTQLLDPNPLLFYLMVEVYLSSAPKDARSLAPQICSHFLDPDAPLKIKVPEEYLADIESRLHAQEDIRGPLSELQQHVLPDIQDQIADYRSKQMMGLGALFGEGDLLLLDGDPLKERQVVDRQVTALWEILSKHVEDRSSPLASAVLLYLRHAGVKLRDSKVFPGLNSEKEKWLMFLKSKKLSGTKKEKDGEDKKRNPILKYIGKPRSTSQSTFHVPLSPTEVRPGSVRNIIQQFENHSETGAEDGGNSQIPSSSSWGDDGVDSPSVPVRLARSESLKAQGEGRRRGITSGGESVPRSRSDVDMEDPGEEREVPGLRLLQHSASSSVSGSSARSLENPTPPFTPRSVRRSTESPLALLPDEEEACEGQNWQETVQAQLIATLSPREVERQAVIYELFTTEASHMRILAVLDQIFFQKMRAVLSSDELACIFPNLPQVYELHASLFESMKKRRESLIVQDIGDVMLARFEGTAGEEFQEQVSQLCRQQSQALELIKNKQRKDPRFAHIVQECEASRHCRRLQLRDLLVSEMQRLTKYPLLLDNIIKHTEAASTDLPALQQAQVCCRGILQAVNEVIRETEHQQRLSQYQRRLDTSPLFKSLDLSTKKMIHEGPLVWKVGKDKQLDIQALLLSDCLLLLQRGPDERLQLRPPSRWLGGGGGGAGGDSKTSFSPLIKLDSLLVRSVATDNKALYVICATERQIYELVAGTASEKNIWKDLLEKAIAAAATCSPATNHGSAAMTSPSVGSMSPVPQNPPYPENTMRLQSDSQTCGEGGVAGVAQAALKDVETLRKLILLDLRDDASCHASLDTPIERSWLSGHHGEVELHGGAQVVRKAVVAGSSSSVFNYVTDDVTMASEQSSLPSRPTVPGNIFYLVLPTQQGESATDDVEDSRASEALQQCHVVKNVEEIFSVMENLMSKLRQLKDIEKEHHKLLTSLREPAVDHEEDRASCSATVSRTPSLERGSADGNEESPPQPKIQSTGF; via the exons ATGAGTCTACGCCAGCCCACATCCACCCTTGATAG CCCCTTCGCCGCTTG GCTCAGTAGTCTCACCATCGGAGACTCGGAGCGCAAGTCCTCTCAAGTCGCCCAGCACAGGGAGCCACAAACCGACGTCCCAAATGAGAGTGGGG GCGCCGGCCTTGTCCACCGGTGTGTGGTGGTGCAGAAGGACCAGTTGGGTTTCGGTTTCACAGTGTGCGGAGAGCGTGTGAAGCTTGTGCAGAACGTGCGAGCAG GCGGTGCAGCTGTCAAAGCCGGAGTCCAGGAAGGAGACCGAATCATCAAG GTGAACGGCTCGCTCGTGTCTTCCATGACACACCAGGAGGTGGTGAAGCTCATCAAAT CTGGAACCTACGTAGCGCTCACACTACAAGGGCCGCCGCCTTCAGCGACCTCCTTGCCTCTGGAGCCCCTCCTTGCTGACCTCACACCCAATCAGAGTACATTACCGGGTGTGGATGCTCCACCCCCTGCGCCTTCACTTTCAGGACTAAGCGGCATCCCTTCCCAAAGAATCACTGGACCCAAGCCACTCCAG GACCCACAGGTGCAGAGGCATGCCTCTCAGATACTCAGGAAAATGTTGGAACAAGAAGAGATGGAactgcag GTCTTGATGCAGGAGCAGTCGCGGAACCCGTCGTCATCTTTGGAGGAACGGATTGAAAGTGCCAAAAGGAGAGCTCAGCAAGTGCGCGTCAAGCTCCAGCAGGACGTG GAGGGAATGCAGTCGAAAAGTGTGTGCAGCTACATCATGGCGGGCGAAG CAGTACGCTTGTCGCTGGACTCGAATGACGGAGACGGTGAG AGCCTTCTACCCAGACAGCAGAGCTCAGATATACACAACCCGTTTGATTCG AGCGAGAAGGTCCAGATCATCGGgccagaggaggaggatgaagaagaggacAGCTACACCTTCAACGAG ATGGATGGCCCTTTCCAAGACATTGAGCTGCTGAAGTCGCGGCCCGCCCACATGACAGTTTTTATGAGATACGTCTTCACTCAGCTGCTGGACCCAAACCCGCTG CTGTTCTACCTGATGGTGGAGGTGTACCTGAGCTCCGCCCCCAAAGATGCTCGCTCACTCGCACCGCAGATTTGCTCCCATTTCCTGGATCCGGATGCC CCTTTGAAGATCAAAGTGCCAGAAGAGTACCTTGCAGACATCG AGAGCCGCCTGCATGCTCAAGAGGACATCCGCGGGCCGCTGTCCGAGCTGCAGCAGCATGTGCTCCCCGACATCCAGGATCAGATCGCAGACTACAG GAGCAAGCAGATGATGGGCCTGGGCGCTCTCTTCGGCGAAGGtgacctgctgctgctggacggAGACCCGCTGAAGGAGAGGCAGGTAGTGGACAGGCAGGTCACCGCCTTGTGGGAGATTCT GTCCAAGCACGTAGAGGACAGAAG CTCCCCACTGGCATCAGCCGTGCTTCTGTACCTGCGTCACGCTGGTGTCAAGCTCAGAGACTCAAAGGTGTTCCCTGGTTTGAACTCGGAGAAGGAAAAGTGGCTCATGTTCCTCAAGTCAAAGAAG CTAAGCGGTACAAAGAAGGAGAAAGATGGCGAGGACAAAAAGAGGAATCCCATCCTGAAGTACATCGGGAAACCTCGGAGCACGTCTCAGTCCA CATTCCATGTCCCGTTGTCCCCTACTGAAG TCCGTCCCGGAAGCGTGAGGAACATCATTCAGCAGTTTGAGAACCACTCAGAGACTGGGGCCGAAGATGGTGGCAACTCTCAGATACCGTCGTCAAGCAGCTGGGGGGATGACGGCGTGGACAG tccgAGCGTACCTGTGCGTCTGGCTCGCAGCGAGTCTTTGAAGGCACAGGGAGAAGGTCGGAGGCGAGGCATCACCTCAGGAGGTGAGTCCGTTCCCCGCTCCCGTAGTGACGTGGACATGGAGGACCCCGGTGAGGAGAGGGAGGTCCCTGGACTTAGGCTACTGCAGCACAGCGCTTCGTCGTCTGTTTCTGGCAGCTCCGCCAG GTCTCTAGAGAACCCTACACCGCCGTTCACGCCACGCTCCGTCCGCAG GAGCACTGAGTCTCCTTTGGCGCTGCTGCCGGACGAAGAAGAGGCGTGCGAGGGTCAGAACTGGCAGGAGACGGTGCAGGCTCAACTCATTGCCACGCTAAGCCCAAGGGAAGTGGAGCGTCAGGCCGTCATATACG aGCTCTTCACCACTGAGGCATCCCACATGCGCATACTAGCAGTGCTGGACCAGATCTTCTTCCAGAAGATGAGAGCAGTGCTCAGCTCTGATGAGCTGGCCTGCATCTTTCCCAACCTGCCACAAGTCTACGAGCTGCATG CCAGCCTGTTCGAGTCCATGAAAAAGCGGCGGGAGTCTCTCATCGTTCAAGATATTGGTGATGTCATGTTGGCCAGG TTTGAGGGCACAGCCGGCGAGGAGTTTCAAGAGCAGGTGTCACAGTTGTGCAGGCAGCAGTCTCAGGCGCTGGAGCTCATCAAGAACAAGCAACGCAAAGACCCACGCTTCGCCCACATCGTCCAG GAGTGCGAGGCGAGTCGTCACTGTCGTCGGCTGCAGCTCAGAGACCTACTGGTGTCTGAAATGCAGAGACTGACCAAATACCCGCTTCTTCTGGACAACATCATCAAGCACACGGAGG CTGCCTCCACTGACCTCCCTGCCCTCCAGCAAGCGCAGGTCTGTTGCAGAGGAATCCTGCAAGCCGTGAACGAGGTCATCAGGGAGACTGAACATCAGCAGCGTCTGAGCCAGTACCAACGCAGACTGGATACTTCTCCGCTCTTCAAG agtctggACCTCAGCACCAAGAAAATGATCCACGAGGGACCGCTGGTCTGGAAAGTCGGCAAGGACAAGCAGTTGG ACATTCAAGCCCTGCTGCTGTCAGACTGCCTGCTGTTGCTGCAGCGCGGCCCAGACGAGCGTCTGCAGCTGCGACCCCCTTCTCGCTGGCttggcggtggcggcggtggcgcAGGCGGAGACAGCAAGACATCCTTCAGCCCGCTGATCAAGTTGGACTCGCTGCTGGTGCGCTCAGTCGCCACAG ACAATAAAGCACTCTATGTTATCTGTGCCACCGAGAGGCAGATCTACGAGCTGGTGGCAGGGACGGCGTCTGAGAAGAACAT CTGGAAGGACTTATTAGAAAAAGCtatcgccgccgccgccacctgcTCCCCTGCCACCAATCATGGCTCAGCGGCCATGAC TTCTCCAAGTGTCGGCAGCATGTCCCCTGTACCCCAAAATCCTCCATATCCag AAAACACCATGAGGTTGCAATCCGACAGCCAGACCTGTGGTGAAGGAGGCGTAGCGGGCGTGGCACAGGCTGCATTGAAGGACG TGGAAACGCTGCGAAAGCTCATCTTACTCGACCTGCGCGATGACGCCTCGTGCCACGCCTCCCTCGACACGCCTATTGAAAGGAGCTGGTTGAGTGGCCATCACGGGGAGGTGGAGCTACATGGTGGCGCTCAGGTTGTAAGAAAAG CTGTGGTGGCGGGCTCTTCTTCCTCTGTCTTTAATTACGTTACAGATGATGTCACGATGGCATCTGAGCAGTCTTCGCTGCCAAGCCGGCCCACCGTGCCCG GAAACATCTTCTACCTGGTCTTGCCCACTCAGCAAGGAGAGAGTGCGACTGACGACGTGGAGGACAGCCGTGCGTCGGAGGCTTTGCAGCAGTGCCACGTGGTCAAAAATGTGGAGGAGATATTCAGCGTCATGGAAAACTTAATGAGCAAGCTGCGGCAGTTGAAG GACATCGAGAAGGAGCATCACAAACTGCTAACATCGCTCAGAGAGCCAGCAGTCGATCATGAAGAAGACCGAGCGTCCTGTTCTGCCACAGTCTCCAGGACGCCATCTCTGGAGCGTGGCTCGGCAGACG GCAACGAAGAAAGCCCCCCGCAGCCCAAGATACAGTCCACTGGATTCTGA